In Glycine max cultivar Williams 82 chromosome 7, Glycine_max_v4.0, whole genome shotgun sequence, a single window of DNA contains:
- the LOC100789757 gene encoding cyclin-A2-4 gives MKKENSVMLKAGELPGRLTRARAAAALRAYGQLPPLKERAQQNQNQLSRVNSKRAVSDNTCVQRKRKAVLQEVTNVCCENAYKACLNSTNIQARKSKLAKAGQINVSKVAPSVTVEPRQFQVDSKAKETALQSEDTMCSINLENNELLQLNANDCSKDFRLPESQMSGISAHPLISQKKDTKDNLPKLLTALKDSDITNIDDDDLEDPQSCSLYAADIYDTIRVAELARRPYPNFMETVQRDITQSMRGILVDWLVEVSEEYKLVTDTLYLTVYLIDWFLSKNYIERQRLQLLGITCMLIASKYEEINAPRIEDFCFITDNTYTKAEVLKMESQVLKSSEYQLYTPTIQTFLRRFLRAAQASYKDQSLELECLANYLAELTLMDYGFLNFLPSIIAASAVFLARWTLDQSNHPWNPTLQHYACYKASDLKTTVLALQDLQLNTDGCSLTAVRTKYRQDNFKCVAALSSPKLLETLF, from the exons ATGAAGAAAGAAAACAGTGTTATGCTGAAAGCTGGGGAGCTCCCTGGTCGATTGACTCGTGCTCGAGCTGCTGCTGCTCTTCGTGCATATGGACAGCTACCCCCTTTGAAAGAGAGAGCacagcaaaatcagaatcagttATCCAGAGTCAATTCAAAAAGAGCAGTTTCTGATAATACATGTGTTCAGCGTAAAAGGAAGGCTGTTCTTCAGGAAGTTACTAATGTTTGCTGTGAAAATGCCTACAAGGCTTGTCTCAACTCAACTAATATTCAG GCTAGGAAAAGCAAGCTGGCTAAGGCTGGTCAAATTAATGTGTCCAAAGTGGCTCCTTCTGTTACTGTGGAGCCACGACAATTTCAAGTTGACTCCAAAGCAAAGGAAACAGCATTGCAATCAGAAGATACTATGTGCTCAATTAATTTGGAAAACAATGAACTTCTACAACTGAATGCCAATGATTGTAGCAAGGACTTTAGATTGCCTGAAAGTCAGATGTCTGGAATATCTGCTCACCCTTTGATTTCTCAGaagaaag ACACGAAAGATAACCTTCCAAAACTTTTGACTGCATTGAAGGATTCAGACATCACTAAtatagatgatgatgatcttGAAGATCCTCAGTCGTGCAGCCTCTATGCTGCTGATATCTACGACACCATTCGCGTTGCTGAG CTTGCGAGAAGGCCTTATCCGAACTTTATGGAGACAGTGCAGCGAGATATTACTCAAAGCATGCGTGGAATACTGGTTGATTGGCTTGTAGAG gtTTCTGAGGAATACAAATTGGTTACAGACACTCTTTACCTCACTGTGTATCTCATAGATTGGTTTCTGTCCAAAAATTACATTGAAAGACAAAGACTTCAGCTACTTGGCATCACCTGCATGCTAATTGCCTC GAAGTACGAAGAAATCAATGCCCCACGTATTGAAGATTTCTGCTTCATCACAGACAATACATACACGAAAGCTGAG GTACTAAAAATGGAGAGTCAAGTGTTGAAGTCGTCTGAATATCAACTGTATACTCCCACTATACAAACTTTCCTCAG GAGGTTTCTTCGGGCAGCACAAGCTTCATACAAG GACCAAAGCCTTGAATTGGAGTGCCTGGCCAATTACCTAGCTGAACTAACACTGATGGACTATGGTTTCTTGAATTTCCTTCCCTCTATTATTGCTGCATCAGCTGTATTTCTTGCAAGGTGGACACTAGATCAGTCAAACCACCCATGG AATCCAACTCTTCAACACTATGCCTGTTACAAAGCATCGGATTTGAAAACCACAGTTCTTGCACTACAAGACCTACAGCTGAATACTGATGGCTGTTCTCTAACTGCCGTCCGCACGAAATACAGACAAGACAAT TTTAAATGTGTAGCGGCCTTGTCTTCACCAAAACTGCTTGAAACTTTGTTCTGA